A part of Oncorhynchus gorbuscha isolate QuinsamMale2020 ecotype Even-year linkage group LG09, OgorEven_v1.0, whole genome shotgun sequence genomic DNA contains:
- the gpatch3 gene encoding G patch domain-containing protein 3: MAESSSAMYFAVSNIPAAFRSANLRNFFSQFIESNGFLCFHYRHRPEILKESEGTQVNMSDHTSKDIPTTEMPSTDVEDGTEESGSSPKSIKTFCCVVSVPSNEAARLVKMYAGNQWIDSKGNWLARRCVIRKVKVSPSTDEDEFPYKTKSGHRRHVALTERFTEADLKGLPELNPPSLMPAGNVGTTVKVFLQLIQSCRLPPRLIRKLGLAFPKTSCNRRYGNVPFQYHNTSLAPSTEESVFTAGGHEISGPGSVAPPSGTQGPTDPSGDPEIPEEDEDAQSNADDDDDRCEEWERHETLHEDVTSQERSKERLYEEEIELKWEKGGSGLVFYTDAQYWQEEEGDFDEQTADDWDVDMSVYYDKDGGDMDSRDYVRMRYEKRLREGLEDRSGGQDQPIGNFEKFTKGVGRRVMEKQGWKEGKGLGNSQAGIPEALENEGQHPKCKRGFGYHGEKLSTYFVKKAKPDLFISTVYDKPKDIDQGDPLLRRNPKTSMKYRGWQPGGNIFPKR, translated from the exons atgGCCGAATCCAGCTCGGCTATGTACTTTGCTGTTAGCAATATACCTGCTGCCTTTCGATCTGCTAACCTTCGAAACTTTTTTAGTCAATTCATAGAAAGCAATGGTTTCTTGTGTTTCCATTACCGACATCGACCGGAGATTTTGAAGGAGTCCGAGGGCACCCAAGTCAACATGTCAGACCATACGAGTAAAGACATTCCGACAACAGAAATGCCATCCACAGATGTCGAGGATGGCACAGAGGAGAGTGGATCTTCGCCGAAGAGTATAAAAACATTTTGTTGCGTGGTATCGGTACCTTCAAATGAGGCGGCCAGATTGGTCAAAATGTACGCGGGGAATCAATGGATCGACTCGAAGGGCAACTGGCTTGCGAGGCGTTGTGTGATAAGAAAAGTGAAAGTATCACCTTCCACAG ATGAGGATGAATTCCCCTACAAGACAAAGTCCGGGCACAGGCGCCACGTGGCACTAACAGAACGCTTCACAGAGGCGGACCTAAAGGGCTTACCAGAGCTGAACCCGCCTTCTCTTATGCCGGCTGGTAATGTGGGTACAACCGTAAAGGTATTCTTACAGCTTATTCAGTCATGCCGCCTACCCCCGCGCCTCATACGCAAGCTGGGCCTCGCCTTTCCCAAGACAAGCTGCAATCGGCGCTATGGTAATGTGCCCTTCCAGTACCATAACACCAGCTTAGCACCATCAACTGAGGAGAGTGTCTTCACAGCTGGTGGGCATGAAATATCAGGTCCTGGTAGTGTGGCCCCTCCCTCAGGAACCCAGGGGCCCACTGACCCCTCAGGGGACCCTGAAATACCAGAGGAAGACGAGGATGCCCAGTCAAATGCAGATGAT GACGATGACCGCTGTGAGGAGTGGGAGCGCCATGAGACCCTACATGAGGACGTGACGAGCCAGGAACGCAGCAAGGAGCGGCTCTACGAGGAAGAGATAGAGCTGAAGTGGGAGAAGGGAGGCTCGGGCCTGGTCTTCTACACTGATGCCCAGTACTGGCAAGAGGAAGAAGGAG ATTTTGATGAGCAAACTGCAGATGattgggatgtggacatgagcGTTTACTATGACAAAG ACGGGGGTGACATGGACTCCCGTGACTACGTCCGCATGCGGTATGAGAAGAGGCTGAGGGAGGGGCTGGAGGACCGGTCTGGAGGACAAGATCAGCCAATCGGCAACTTTGAAAAGTTCACAAAG GGTGTTGGTCGCCGGGTGATGGAGAAGCAGGgctggaaggagggaaagggccTGGGTAACAGTCAGGCAGGGATTCCAGAAGCCTTGGAGAATGAAGGACAGCATCCTAAATGCAAGAGGGGCTTTGG GTACCATGGAGAGAAGCTGAGCACCTACTTTGTGAAAAAGGCCAAACCAGACTTGTTCATATCCACTGTGTATGATAAACCCAAAGACATAGACCAAGGAGACCCCTTATTGCGGCGCAATCCCAAAACCAGCATGAAGTACAGAGGCTGGCAGCCAGGTGgcaacatttttccaaaaagatga